In Apium graveolens cultivar Ventura chromosome 10, ASM990537v1, whole genome shotgun sequence, the following are encoded in one genomic region:
- the LOC141692227 gene encoding uncharacterized protein LOC141692227, with protein sequence MEPTEDWGNKSWTVDCVCGVNFDDGKEMVSCDECEVWVHTRCSRYVKSEKVFKCEKCKRKSKRGENIEDEVADSLLGMANKSVENVGSSRTTWTGKVPREERAHVQGMVGGESAGTGIFGSALWRASGYVHKKFGFQYKEFDWNDGNETGGNEGGGNELGSEGSNWGALSLLNNYKAGGVGGSVSFGAGKRTRDEESNKKKGEEGEEVNYWSSQQNRLKKDRSSMKSIMNYSGKHKKEDSRTFEDGSVAPHVKDLRNGYGSNGKMSVSCSKQNEAQVDINDSVRFPRVRCSPCVEKLDGLEHGPIPQKLSDLDKHTVAADCQTNGQLVGLENSHLIKESSSELEEVRHTREPSESCDATFISAGQLTKDKMVVSLWKSSSTSATTLLSGTKYSDCDKMSDAQNYKVRTQQKVVSEKKTNGKKDSSAGGFVKDRERYEKSTSSAKELPKSFASSVKTSNRSKISGSSNFSKTLSESKESIAFRSAKPSLLQNSIGNPVSCESASSLQPKSGSYIDNTTTTSKLMHRSKTVEGQPSSKVNLTLQEDQSSTLNTPATISDEELALLLHQELNRSVRVSRVPRMRHAGSLPQLASPTGASMLMKQSPSNSVGKDHGSVSKRKGKSVATEGTQNSQELQDESKNMKRSLLLPVQRTNDSARTENSVTKREVDNGSAPAIQSANKSNPPAASKQHVSSRCKSTQTASDDDSGTENRVTYRTLPGLLSEIVTKPMTYKELCDAVLPHWPHLRKKNGDRYAYSSHSQAVLDCLRSRKAWARLVDRGPKSNAGRKPRRSDAEGLSISIVESFIGHIPKGKRQMRKRRRELALQEGDLKSVDGDDVSSGEDSVSSSSSSGEMGLSSGDGGTGSNGGPSGVYASE encoded by the exons ATGGAGCCAACGGAAGATTGGGGAAACAAATCATGGACGGTGGATTGTGTGTGTGGAGTGAATTTTGATGATGGAAAGGAAATGGTGAGTTGTGATGAGTGTGAAGTGTGGGTGCACACGAGGTGTTCGAGGTACGTAAAGAGCGAGAAAGTGTTTAAGTGTGAGAAATGTAAGAGGAAGAGTAAGAGGGGTGAGAATATTGAGGATGAGGTTGCTGATAGTTTGCTTGGAATGGCGAATAAGAGTGTGGAGAATGTGGGGTCTAGCAGGACGACTTGGACAGGGAAAGTTCCGAGGGAGGAGAGGGCGCATGTGCAAGGAATGGTTGGTGGGGAAAGCGCGGGAACGGGGATTTTTGGGTCGGCGTTGTGGAGGGCGAGCGGGTATGTACATAAGAAGTTTGGTTTTCAGTATAAGGAGTTTGATTGGAATGACGGGAATGAGACTGGTGGTAATGAGGGTGGTGGAAATGAGCTTGGTAGTGAGGGTAGTAATTGGGGAGCGTTGTCTTTGTTGAATAATTATAAAGCCGGGGGTGTTGGTGGTAGTGTAAGTTTTGGGGCGGGGAAGAGAACAAGAGATGAAGAAAGTAATAAAAAGAAAGGGGAGGAAGGCGAGGAAGTTAATTACTGGAGCAGCCAGCAGAATCGTTTGAAAAAGGATAGGAGTTCGATGAAATCTATTATGAATTACTCTGGCAAGCATAAGAAAGAGGATTCACGAACTTTTGAGGAT GGAAGTGTTGCACCCCATGTTAAAGATTTGCGAAATGGTTATGGTTCAAATGGTAAAATGTCAGTTAGCTGTTCTAAACAGAATGAAGCGCAAGTTGATATAAATGATTCTGTCCGTTTCCCTCGTGTTCGGTGTTCACCGTGTGTTGAAAAATTGGATGGCTTAGAGCACGGTCCCATTCCCCAAAAACTCAGCGACCTTGACAAGCACACTGTGGCTGCTGATTGTCAAACCAATGGGCAATTGGTCGGATTAGAGAATTCTCATCTAATCAAGGAAAGTTCCTCGGAACTTGAAGAAGTCAGGCATACAAGAGAACCATCAGAATCATGTGATGCGACTTTTATTTCTGCAGGTCAGCTTACTAAGGATAAAATGGTTGTTTCTTTATGGAAATCCTCTTCAACCTCAGCAACCACTTTGCTTTCTGGAACCAAATATTCTGATTGTGATAAGATGTCTGATGCTCAGAATTATAAAGTCAGAACTCAACAAAAAGTTGTGTCTGAAAAGAAAACAAATGGTAAGAAAGACAGTTCTGCTGGTGGTTTTGTTAAGGACAGGGAGAGGTATGAAAAGTCAACGAGTTCTGCAAAAGAGCTTCCAAAATCTTTTGCCTCTTCTGTGAAAACTTCAAACCGAAGCAAGATTTCGGGTTCCTCTAATTTCAGTAAAACCTTGTCTGAATCAAAGGAATCTATTGCCTTTAGATCTGCTAAACCATCACTGTTACAAAATAGTATAGGTAATCCCGTGTCTTGTGAATCTGCTAGTTCCTTGCAACCTAAGAGTGGATCATATATTGACAATACAACTACCACTTCAAAGTTGATGCATAGAAGTAAGACAGTTGAAGGTCAACCATCATCGAAGGTCAACCTCACACTACAAGAGGATCAGTCGAGCACTCTAAACACTCCTGCAACAATAAGTGATGAAGAG CTTGCATTATTATTGCATCAGGAGCTTAACAGATCTGTAAGAGTCTCGCGGGTGCCACGCATGCGGCATGCTGGTAGTTTACCCCAGTTAGCTTCTCCGACTGGTGCAAGCATGCTCATGAAGCAGTCACCATCTAATTCTGTGGGAAAAGACCATGGTTCG GTTtccaaaagaaaaggaaaaagtgTAGCAACAGAGGGAactcaaaattctcaagagcTCCAGGATGAATCTAAGAATATGAAGAGATCACTACTGCTGCCAGTTCAGAGGACCAATGACTCGGCTCGCACAGAAAATTCTGTTACCAAGAGGGAAGTGGACAATGGGTCAGCACCAGCCATACAATCTGCTAACAAGAGTAATCCTCCTGCAGCTAGCAAGCAACATGTGTCTTCCAGATGTAAATCGACTCAAACTGCCTCTGATGATGACTCTGGCACTGAAAACCGTGTGACCTACCGCACCTTACCAG GATTGCTCTCAGAGATTGTAACCAAGCCCATGACTTATAAGGAGCTTTGCGATGCTGTTTTACCG CACTGGCCTCACTTGAGGAAGAAGAACGGTGATCGTTATGCCTATTCCAGCCACTCACAGGCTGTCCTTGACTGTCTGAGGAGCAGAAAAGCTTGGGCCCGCCTTGTTGATCGAGGTCCCAAG TCAAATGCTGGAAGGAAGCCCCGCCGGTCCGATGCTGAGGGTCTTAGTATAAGTATTGTGGAATCATTCATTGGCCACATACCCAAGGGTAAGAGGCAGATGAGGAAGCGGCGCAGAGAGTTAGCGCTGCAAGAAGGAGATCTCAAGAGTGTGGACGGTGATGATGTCAGCAGTGGTGAAGATAGCGTGAGTTCTAGTTCCAGTAGTGGGGAGATGGGCTTGTCCAGTGGCGATGGTGGAACAGGTTCGAATGGGGGGCCATCTGGAGTTTATGCTTCAGAGTAG